A region of the Aphelocoma coerulescens isolate FSJ_1873_10779 chromosome 7, UR_Acoe_1.0, whole genome shotgun sequence genome:
TGGGGATAAGTGgggaaacagcaaagaaaattaagagtCCTCATGTTAAAATAGTGATTTTTACATACAGATTTCAGATGTCAGAGAGCGTAAGGGAGAAATTGTTTATAAACCCATTAGTGTAGGAATCTTGGCAGAAATCTTGCAAAAACCGTTCGTTATTAGCCATGCTTAAGGCCTTTTAAAACTATGAAAGTTCTCAGTATTTTCCAATCCAGGATTCATACAATAGATTGACTTGCTGGCATTCAGCAGTCTGTATTACCAAGGTCAATGGAAAGAAATCAATGCCTCATACCTTCCTCCACCTCAGTTGAATGTCTTGTACTGGACTAAACAGCACATTTATCAGAAAAATATCAGTGTACTTTGAACTCATTGATGCATTAGTGTTGTTAGAGCCATTCATCATTccattccatttccatttccaatgACTATTTGACCCACTGTCATCCTTGGGAGACGTATGCCTGTAAAACACTTTCTGCTCTCATCTTACAGCATAAACATGTTTGTCTGAGGGTAGGCaggcttttggtttggttttttccctaagGAAAATTCAGCTCCATGGTGGCTAAAATGAACTGGGTACTAGCAGTCCTTCACAGATTTAAATCAAAAATATTGAGCTGAAAGAATTATGTAATGCAGTCCTGAAAGGGTTATGTAAAAGCAGTCCTGTTCAGCTGTGTGCTTGGTGTTTAGTGTTGGTGTTGATGTCACCTCCTTTTTTCCATCCCTGAGAAGAAGAACCAGtaaagagtctgatggctgtgGAAGTGAAACCTGCTGCTCTTCCTGGGAAGCAAGTGGGGAAAGAGCACAGGCCCCTTAAGCCTTCGGACCAGGCAAAGGGTGAGGGTCAGTCTGATTCTGGTTCAGTGTGTCATGAAGACAAAGTGCcaagtgtggcattcagcagggAGAGTGTGACCTTTGTGGCGGGAGCACTCCTGAAAGACATACCCCCTTCCTTGGCTGAGGAAGGTGTGTACTCCTTAGATTTGCATGTGTTTGCTGCCAGCAAATCCTTCTCTGGCTTTCTCCAGTGCTTTCCAAGGctgcttcattttctgtttttttcccatttattgGTATGACTGCTCTTGTTATTATGCTTGAAGAGTGTGTTGTGGATAATATGACTGTGTAGGTGCTGTATGACAACATGGTTTCCCACCGCTGCAGCTGATTCCTGATTTTTTACTTTGCCATGATAAAATATGCTTTGCAGCTAAGCTTATTCCTCTGTGTAAGCCTTCTTACCCCATCTCAGATGTGTTTGCCAGTCACATTGCTAatctatgttttttttttttttctttttggtgcaGAGGTTCGTCTGCATTTATTTCAAACAGCAGATTTACTGCCTTTGACTATGAGATAAAGATGCTTAAACTGTAGAAATGTTTCCATTTGCAGTGtgcaggttttttgtttggttggtttgggttttttgtgtatGCTTCAGTGCTTTCTGGTTTAGCTTCCTTAGAGCTATTGTTTCTTATATCATACCCTTGTCATCCATTCAATCCACCCCTCCTCTCCTCAGTCATTGCTAGAACtcttattttttgtgtgtgtcacCTTATTACAAATGGTTAACCCTGCTGGAGTGCCCTTCTTAGGCAAAATCTCTATCACTTCCCCTGGGACATTTCCTTTGAAATGAAGGTTAGGATTGGGTGCACTGGGTGAAGTTTTGACTTAGTCTCTGAGCAAAATATCTACTGCAGTCATCTTTCAGTACATAAGAACTAGgcttcagtatttttcttttaatggtaTTTTTCTTCAGCCAGGGAAACAAGGTGCAAAGACACCTTGTGTGGAGTAGTGATATACCCACTCCCTACCTAGGTAAGGAATCTTGCATTTAGGAGGCTTGTGTTCTGGATGGCCCAGCTGAAGAACACTGAATTCCTTTGGCAGTCAGAATATGTTTTGATGCTGTTGGTATTGCTCACTTGCACTACAGTAAAAGACACAGTAGGATACATGGAGAAAAGCAGTATCTAGCtatttaatttctgtgaaaCGAGGATGACATCAGCCCAATGGCCATGCTTTATACTTCATAGGGTTTGCAAGTAAGTCACCAAATGTAAAAACATAAAGGAGCAAAATTACTGTAGTTGTAGATTTCTAGTTTGATTACCTTTAGAGTTTAGAATGGCAGTTGCTTTTTTGACTCAGTATTAAtatatgcaaatatttaaagaatGTGCAATACTTTGATACTAATTGTTCTGAAAACAGTCAGATTCATCAGAGCAAAAAGATAGCTCCATGGATTTCAAATCAGATCTGAGGAAATTCAGAGTTGACTCAATGCTAGTTGTAACAAGCTTTAGAAAAAACTCATAAAACCTTTTTTACAGATTAGTGCAGAAAGATATGCCACATTCTGCAgtctttttcttcatgttttccatTATGGGAAGATTTCAATGAGATAGGAATCATTATCTTCCACAGGACATTAAAAAAAGATCAAACTATTAATGATTAACAGAgtaggcattaaaaaaaaaacgtAACTAGGTATTACTCTCTGAAAATATAGTGGCAGAGTATAAGAGTAGCCTTTTTAGTTTCAAATTAACTTAATAAGGGCCTGATCTAGAGTCCCAGAAACATGCCAAGTATTCTTTGACTTCAGCTACAGCTGTAGGTGACTGGCCATTTTGAACACCAGACCTTCAAGATCTGGGACTGTTAATAGGTCTGTTGCTGATTTCCACATGCTGGTTTCGTGACAGCGGTGAGATTTTGGTCATTTGACAAAGAGCGAGTGTTAAAAGTTGTTACAGTTAAAAAGACAGCCTCTTCTGAAACTTGCAAAACCCTTTGCATGCATTATCTCTTTAGGCTGCATGtagaataaaaatgtaaaaaatacatAGAAATGTATAACTATGTATGTTTTAAGTATCAGCAACACACAAATGTACTATTGATTCCTTTAAAGTTGCAGACTTTATTAACACAAAACTAACATAAGAGGTCCAGCAAAGCTTCTAATGAAGTGAGGTTATTTGTGGCTTTGCTGTTGTATATGCAAATCACGAAGACGAAGAATTTACATGAAATCATCTCATTTCAGTGCTTACATTTATATGTGTACAACTCACATTTTCCCTATAAAACCTTATATATTGAAAGGAAACTAGTATTTAACACTTTAAAGCAGATTTCTAGGCGGATGGCCTTGCTGCATGCTCACATCTTTCTCCCTTTCCATTCCATCATTCATACCAAAATGTTGTAAGCCACATGACTGCCTGCCTGTAAGTGCTTTAAATAATTTTGCtataaaacccaaacaaactacTTCAGATTTATTTGCAGCCACGAAGATGGAATTCCATGTCCAGGAGGGCACACGCCCTTTTGCAGCAGAACCATTAGACACAAAGCAACATGACTCTGGGAAAGACAGTAAGACTGTTGAGCAACCTAAATATGATGCCTTAGTTCCACAGTCAGCAAAAgcggaggctgcagataaaaaggattcagagagcaaagacaaagaaaaaatgctttcaCCTCCATCAGAATGGATCTTGAAAACTGATTCACAGAAGAAAGGGGAAGCCAGTTTTGCAGAACCTGCTGCTAAGCCTCCTGCTCCTCAAGAACAAAAGCACTTGTCATCTCAACTGCCTGAAGAGAGCAGGATGGAAGAAAGGACTGTAGGTATGCCCTCATCAACCAATCAAGCTATGGCTATCAAATTTCAAGAAAACCTCAAAGATGTCAAAGGTGGTGCCATCAGCCATGGTGAAAGTTCTCTATTGCTACCAGAACCCAAGGCAGAAGCAGCCAAAAGTGAACTTCCTGCAGGCCCATCTCTTGCTCTCCCCCAGGAGCTTTCACTCAAAGACCGTTTCAAAACACACCAGGAACCCGCTGACCAACTGTTTGCCAAAGATCTCACTACAAATGAACAGATCCACAAAGACCGGACATTATCTCTACAAGAAGTCTCAGCAGTAACTGTAGATAGCTTGAAAACTCcaagcaccccaaaaatccctccatgGGGGGAGGAAAAGGACATGACTAAGGATGAGAGCGATGAGGAAGAAAGGTATGACTTCTATGATAAAGGGGAGGCTCAAATGTTAGATAATGGTAAATTTACCACAAAACCTGAAGTTAAGACAGGTTCCCTAGACAAAACAGACTTTCAAAAGGATGGTGAAGCTAAAAAGTCACCTGATactctgaaagcagaaaaagaaatggaccAAAGTGagctctcagcagcagcagatgtgaAAAGGGAGGCGCAGCAAAGCACACAGGTACCCCCAGCTAAGTTAAGCCATGAACTGACCCTTGATAAAACAGTAGAGCACCCTGATAGCACTCAGTTATCCAGAGTAACAGAGAAAGTTCCTGAGGTACCAGGTTTAACCACTGAGAAGACTCCTACTCTTGAAGCTTCTCAAGAGACAGATGTTAAAGAAGATACTGCTGAGGATAAGACAAGTGTTTCAGCTCCTCATCAACTGAAAGAAGAGGAGGATCAATCAGGAATGTCGAAGTATTTTGAAACCTCTGCTCTGAAGGAGGAAGCATTTAAAGCAGATGGTCTGAAACAAAGCAGTGATTACTATGAGCTAAGTGACACTAAAGAGAGTAAATATGAGCCTTATCAGAGAGGTCGTCTAATACCTGAatatgaagaggaggaggaagaggaagaattaCAGACAGAATTGAATCAGCAGCAGAATGTGCATACTCATGAAATGGGGTACAGTACCCTGGCTCAGAGCTATACACCAGACACATCTGAAGAACCTAGTTCCCCAACAGAAAGAATGTTCACTATTGACCCCAAAGTCTATGGGGATAAGAGAGAACTTCACAGTAAAAACAAAGATGACCTAACTCTGAGCAGGAGCTTGGGACTTGGGGGGAGATCTGCAATTGAACAGAGAAGTATGTCTATTAACTTGCCCATGTCCTGCCTGGATTCAATAGCCCTAGGATTTAGTTTTGGTCGTGCACATGATCTTTCTCCCCTTGCTTCAGATATTCTAACAAACACTAGTGGAAGTATGGATGAAGGTGATGACTACTTGCCAGCAACCACACCAGCACTGGAGAAGGCCCCCTGCTTCCCCATTGAGAGTAGAGAGGAAGATGATAAGCACATGGTAGAAGAAAAAGCCCAGCCTGAGACCTTGGCTGAACCATCTTTCCAGGCCAAAGATGACTACAAAAATGGGGCTGTCCTGGCTCCTGACCTGCCTGAAATGTTAGATTTGGCAGGGACAAGATCTAGATTAGCCTCTGTGAGTGCAGATGCTGAGGTGGCACAGAAGAAGTCAGTTCCTTCTGACAGTATTGTGgaagacagcagcacagccctgccacctgtAACAAATGAAAACCACGTAATTCTGAAAGCTGAAAGTCAGCTGGAAGACTTGGGCTACTGTGTTTTCAATAAGTACACAGTACCACTCCCTTCTCCAGTTCAGGACAGTGAGAATTTAACGAGTGAAACCTGTCCCTTCTATGAAGGCACAGATGAAAAACTGAGACATGGCCTCACTCCTGACCTGTCTTTAATAGAAGTgaagctggcagctgctgaaaaATCAGAAGACTTCCTCAGTGAAAAAGACTTAGGTCAGCATGTTGAGCCCATTCTGGTGAGGGACTTTgagcaggagaaaaaggagaaactgGATACTGTGCTAGAAAAAAGTGAAGATCAAGTTGACTCTAAAGAGGTCTGTTCCATTAAAGGAGCAGAACCAGAGATGACAAGAGCTGAGGCAATgttagaaaggaaagaagaaagtgtGGCTAGTAAAGTTTGTTTACCTGCCGATACCATGTATGACAGAATTTCTGCTTCAGAGATAGCAATAGAAAAGgattctgtttgtttgttgatggagaaggagaaggctcTTAGTGTTGTTCCTGAAATAGCTGAGATAGAAGCTCCAGTTAAACCAGATTACAATGCTATTAAGCATGATATGGAGGTGGCTGCAAGGAGAGCTGACCAAGAATATCAGAATAAGTTAGACGCAAAGACTAGTGAGGTTGTTTCTCTTCCTTTAGGGAAGGACAAAGCCTCTCTTAAAAGAGCAGAGCCTGAACCCAAAGACACTCAGCAGAAAGAGGAGACCACCTTCTCCAGAGAAGCAGAGGATGCAGATGTACTTTCCAGGACTGAGCCTAGTTATGTGAAGGACAGCACCAAACTGtcagaaacagaaattaaggaaaaagTAGCTAAGCCAGATCTGGTACACCAAGAAGCAGTTGATAAAGAGGAGTCTTATGAATCTAGTGGAGAACATGATCAAGCCCAAGAAAGTTTGAATGGAGAATCTGTGAAACCAGAGGATATCAAAGCAGAACATCCAAAACCTGCCATGTCTGGGGAAGAGATGCCTGCACAGTTACCAGCAAAGGGGATTTCTGTGGAACTCCTCTTTCCAAAAGCTGAGCCTCTTCGGGAGGAGCCTGCTGAGATTCAGATGGAGAGCATACCACAACCTGTAGAGGAAGTTGAAGAGATTCTTGATAGAGCTGTGAAACCTATGGAAACCCaaaagctgctgccatgtgagctggcagctggagccctgaaaggggaagaatatgaggaagaagaggtggAAGCAGGGCAAGAAGCAAAAGAAGAGGATAAACAGCATCTTGTTTCAGAAATGCCCCCAGACTTTGGCAAGCCTGCTACTGAAGAAATGGGAGCCAAGGGTAGCCCAGAAGCACTGCCTGAATTGAAAGGCATTATTGAATCAGTGGTGACAGTGGAGGATGACTTTATCACAGTGGTGCAGACAACAGTTGATGAGGGTGAATCTGCTTCTCACAGTGTGCGCTTTGCTGCTACTCAGCAGGAGGACATCGAAACAGGAGACTCCCAGGCTGAAGAGGAGCTTGATGTTGAAGAAGTGGAAGTTGAGCCCAAGGAAGGCTCCCAAGAGGCTCCTGCTTCACCCCAAAGAGAAGAAATCCTGCTCACTAACTACAAAACGGAGACATGTGATGACTACAAAGATGAAACAACAATTGATGACTCCATCATGGACACAGACAGTCTCTGGGCAGACACTCAAGGTGTGCATTATCCTTTCTGTTTTGTCTGTTGAATATTTTTGCTTCCAAATCATAATGattgaaaagcaaaattattacAGTTATAAAAGTAATCTCAGCATGTTtcagaaaaatggtaaaaattaaattttaatttaatcatCTGCTCTGTCTTCAACTACTTTTCCCCTGCTCCTCCTAAGTATTGTTAACATTTGTTACTAatcttttctttgttgttgtaATTTGCTCTGATCCTACAGATGATGATAGGAGCATCATGACTGAACAGTTAGAGAGTGTTCCTaaagaggaggaagcagagagagAATTGCGAAGATCATCTCTTGATAAGCATAAAAAAGAGAAACCTTTTAAAACTGGGAGAGGCAGGATTTCCACTCCTGAAAGGAAAATAGCTAAAAAGGAACCTAGCACACTCTCCAGAGATGaagtgagaaggaaaaaaggttcATTTAACACTCctattacaatttttttttaaattttcttactGTTTTACAGTATCTGGTTACTCTGTTATACGTGATGTGCACCATAACGTTATTAACGGTAGTGGTTTCTAATGAGATATTGTGCAATTATGTGAGAAGCCATGTGCAAGGCTCACTGCTCCACTGGTCCTATTTCATTGTAGGCATCCCCACTGATCACTGGGTAATGCATCTGAACCAATGCACCAGTGCTCCCCCTCTTCCAGCGTAGGATTTGTTCCTATGAAGAAGCAACGCGTTGGGTTGGAGTTGTGGAGCAGTGGGCCTGACACTTGATGTATTAATCATATGAAATGGTttgctgaggtttttttctgactctgtttttgtgttctttttgtCCATAGCAGTGTATAAGAAAGCTGAACTTGCTAAAAAAACTGAAGTTCAGGCCCACTCTCCCTCCAGGAAAATCATTTTAAAACCTGCTATCAAATATACTAGACCAACTCATCTCTCCTGTGTTAAACGGAAGCAGACAGGTGACTGCATTCTGTTCAGTTATGCAATGTGGCTGGCAAACatagacattttcttttttaaatttcatagcTATATCagcttctctattttttttttcctccaagagTGTCAGTCTTCACAAATAGTATTGCTTTTTTAGTGTTTTGtaccatttttcttttattctttctttcctggtatttgtttatttatttgatgGAGGCTATGATCACGTATGCTTGTCATTGCTTGGGCCTCCAAGCGCTGTGGTTGTAACTTGGCATCGTGCTTAGAGTGTGGTGTTCTAGGAATCTCTACTcatctttttttgtttattttttaaaaagttttttttaaatgatgctttatttttttttctggtgagaAATGTTGGCAACTTAAACCATGGTATGCATTTCCATTATTCTGCTTTTTTACTCTCATGCATAATAAGAAGTGTTTCAGACTTACATTTTGTTTATTGATGATATCTGTATAGACAATTCCCAGTCTGTCACTGATGTTTATGCTGTACAGTCAAAATCCACAGGGAGAATCCAGCTACATGCAGCATGGAGCTGCGAGAGAAGAAATCTGGGCTCACGCTGCGAAATGCATTCCTAACAAAAATCTTAATATTTGGTAGAGGAagatgaaaggaagaaagaaattacGCCTGTTACGACTTGATGGGGGTATCATTATTTAGAGGACCAAAATAACTCTTCCAGCATTTTCACATATCATTCATGGTTCTTGTGAGTTCAGAGTGGAAGGATGAATATCTTGACTTTCACTGtgatcttaaaaaaataattgctaaAAGAGGCCAGCTTTTCTGTCGTGTCACATAGCCACAGGCTGTAGTGTGGTTGTTTGGAACTAAGGCTATTAAGAGAAAAGCCATGCACAGAAATGCAGAAGTGCATAGGCATCTTCTCACAGCTTAGAAATCAACAGGAAGATTCATTACCTGTCATATGGTTAAGCAAAGCAATACTAGAAGTGTCCCTAGGCAGTCATTCTCCTGCAGTTTTGCACCTGTCACTCCTGTTGTAAATGTAGACCCAATGTCAGCAGGGAGGTCTGACCGGTGAAAATGCAGTAAGAGGATGGTTACATGAGAGCAGGTTTAGTATCGTGCCTCTGCTGTATGAAGTGCAGATTGTATCCTGGCTGTGTTCCATTAGGACACCAGAACCCATCCCAGAACCCAATCCCATCACCTTGCTCCTGTGATGAATCTCATCCTTTTACTTACCCCTCTCAGGAGAAATGGAACCAGGAAAGGAAAGGCTGGTTCAGTCCCCTCTGTATTGCACTGATGGCTCATCCTCAGTTTGCAGTCTCTGGGCTGTCCTAACTTGCACTCTGGACCAGAATTACCCAAGAGGGAggaatttttaaagtaattaaaacAGTTCTTGCTATCTCTTGCTGCTTGCTGAAGCACAGCTTGATAGCTCAGAAGTTACAACCTATAATTCACGTATTCTTTCAAAAGCCTCA
Encoded here:
- the MAP2 gene encoding microtubule-associated protein 2 isoform X13, whose product is MAEDRKDEAKAPHWTSGQLTEASSHTHSPEIKDQGGASAGLVRSANGFSYQEDEELRLGSHEQPVTYAQTKENGINGELSSGNRETAEEVSARIVQVVTAEAVAVLKGEQEKEAQHKDQPGSLPLAVEESANLPPSPPPSPASEQTGVLEEDLFAATKMEFHVQEGTRPFAAEPLDTKQHDSGKDSKTVEQPKYDALVPQSAKAEAADKKDSESKDKEKMLSPPSEWILKTDSQKKGEASFAEPAAKPPAPQEQKHLSSQLPEESRMEERTVGMPSSTNQAMAIKFQENLKDVKGGAISHGESSLLLPEPKAEAAKSELPAGPSLALPQELSLKDRFKTHQEPADQLFAKDLTTNEQIHKDRTLSLQEVSAVTVDSLKTPSTPKIPPWGEEKDMTKDESDEEERYDFYDKGEAQMLDNGKFTTKPEVKTGSLDKTDFQKDGEAKKSPDTLKAEKEMDQSELSAAADVKREAQQSTQVPPAKLSHELTLDKTVEHPDSTQLSRVTEKVPEVPGLTTEKTPTLEASQETDVKEDTAEDKTSVSAPHQLKEEEDQSGMSKYFETSALKEEAFKADGLKQSSDYYELSDTKESKYEPYQRGRLIPEYEEEEEEEELQTELNQQQNVHTHEMGYSTLAQSYTPDTSEEPSSPTERMFTIDPKVYGDKRELHSKNKDDLTLSRSLGLGGRSAIEQRSMSINLPMSCLDSIALGFSFGRAHDLSPLASDILTNTSGSMDEGDDYLPATTPALEKAPCFPIESREEDDKHMVEEKAQPETLAEPSFQAKDDYKNGAVLAPDLPEMLDLAGTRSRLASVSADAEVAQKKSVPSDSIVEDSSTALPPVTNENHVILKAESQLEDLGYCVFNKYTVPLPSPVQDSENLTSETCPFYEGTDEKLRHGLTPDLSLIEVKLAAAEKSEDFLSEKDLGQHVEPILVRDFEQEKKEKLDTVLEKSEDQVDSKEVCSIKGAEPEMTRAEAMLERKEESVASKVCLPADTMYDRISASEIAIEKDSVCLLMEKEKALSVVPEIAEIEAPVKPDYNAIKHDMEVAARRADQEYQNKLDAKTSEVVSLPLGKDKASLKRAEPEPKDTQQKEETTFSREAEDADVLSRTEPSYVKDSTKLSETEIKEKVAKPDLVHQEAVDKEESYESSGEHDQAQESLNGESVKPEDIKAEHPKPAMSGEEMPAQLPAKGISVELLFPKAEPLREEPAEIQMESIPQPVEEVEEILDRAVKPMETQKLLPCELAAGALKGEEYEEEEVEAGQEAKEEDKQHLVSEMPPDFGKPATEEMGAKGSPEALPELKGIIESVVTVEDDFITVVQTTVDEGESASHSVRFAATQQEDIETGDSQAEEELDVEEVEVEPKEGSQEAPASPQREEILLTNYKTETCDDYKDETTIDDSIMDTDSLWADTQDDDRSIMTEQLESVPKEEEAERELRRSSLDKHKKEKPFKTGRGRISTPERKIAKKEPSTLSRDEVRRKKAVYKKAELAKKTEVQAHSPSRKIILKPAIKYTRPTHLSCVKRKQTAAGGETNQAPAVFKQAKEKLSTASLSKIPASKSRAKSLLPPRPSSACSLTTKRATFLNTDSYFVRPSSAGPRDSKSDAKDGVSKSPEKRSSLPRPSSILPPRRGVSGDRDREENSLSLTTSLSSSVRRTTRSEPIRSRTGKSGTSTPTTPGSTAITPGTPPSYASRTPGTPGTPSYSRTPHTPGTPKSAILVPTEKKVAIIRTPPKSPATPKQLRVINQPLPDLKNVRSKIGSTDNIKYQPKGGQTAQRKHEELGEGVGNLFQMPRLIFLLRFFGSDFWFSF
- the MAP2 gene encoding microtubule-associated protein 2 isoform X16, which encodes MAEDRKDEAKAPHWTSGQLTEASSHTHSPEIKDQGGASAGLVRSANGFSYQEDEELRLGSHEQPVTYAQTKENGINGELSSGNRETAEEVSARIVQVVTAEAVAVLKGEQEKEAQHKDQPGSLPLAVEESANLPPSPPPSPASEQTGVLEEDLFAATKMEFHVQEGTRPFAAEPLDTKQHDSGKDSKTVEQPKYDALVPQSAKAEAADKKDSESKDKEKMLSPPSEWILKTDSQKKGEASFAEPAAKPPAPQEQKHLSSQLPEESRMEERTVGMPSSTNQAMAIKFQENLKDVKGGAISHGESSLLLPEPKAEAAKSELPAGPSLALPQELSLKDRFKTHQEPADQLFAKDLTTNEQIHKDRTLSLQEVSAVTVDSLKTPSTPKIPPWGEEKDMTKDESDEEERYDFYDKGEAQMLDNGKFTTKPEVKTGSLDKTDFQKDGEAKKSPDTLKAEKEMDQSELSAAADVKREAQQSTQVPPAKLSHELTLDKTVEHPDSTQLSRVTEKVPEVPGLTTEKTPTLEASQETDVKEDTAEDKTSVSAPHQLKEEEDQSGMSKYFETSALKEEAFKADGLKQSSDYYELSDTKESKYEPYQRGRLIPEYEEEEEEEELQTELNQQQNVHTHEMGYSTLAQSYTPDTSEEPSSPTERMFTIDPKVYGDKRELHSKNKDDLTLSRSLGLGGRSAIEQRSMSINLPMSCLDSIALGFSFGRAHDLSPLASDILTNTSGSMDEGDDYLPATTPALEKAPCFPIESREEDDKHMVEEKAQPETLAEPSFQAKDDYKNGAVLAPDLPEMLDLAGTRSRLASVSADAEVAQKKSVPSDSIVEDSSTALPPVTNENHVILKAESQLEDLGYCVFNKYTVPLPSPVQDSENLTSETCPFYEGTDEKLRHGLTPDLSLIEVKLAAAEKSEDFLSEKDLGQHVEPILVRDFEQEKKEKLDTVLEKSEDQVDSKEVCSIKGAEPEMTRAEAMLERKEESVASKVCLPADTMYDRISASEIAIEKDSVCLLMEKEKALSVVPEIAEIEAPVKPDYNAIKHDMEVAARRADQEYQNKLDAKTSEVVSLPLGKDKASLKRAEPEPKDTQQKEETTFSREAEDADVLSRTEPSYVKDSTKLSETEIKEKVAKPDLVHQEAVDKEESYESSGEHDQAQESLNGESVKPEDIKAEHPKPAMSGEEMPAQLPAKGISVELLFPKAEPLREEPAEIQMESIPQPVEEVEEILDRAVKPMETQKLLPCELAAGALKGEEYEEEEVEAGQEAKEEDKQHLVSEMPPDFGKPATEEMGAKGSPEALPELKGIIESVVTVEDDFITVVQTTVDEGESASHSVRFAATQQEDIETGDSQAEEELDVEEVEVEPKEGSQEAPASPQREEILLTNYKTETCDDYKDETTIDDSIMDTDSLWADTQDDDRSIMTEQLESVPKEEEAERELRRSSLDKHKKEKPFKTGRGRISTPERKIAKKEPSTLSRDEVRRKKAVYKKAELAKKTEVQAHSPSRKIILKPAIKYTRPTHLSCVKRKQTVKIHRENPATCSMELREKKSGLTLRNAFLTKILIFGRGR
- the MAP2 gene encoding microtubule-associated protein 2 isoform X8, with the translated sequence MAEDRKDEAKAPHWTSGQLTEASSHTHSPEIKDQGGASAGLVRSANGFSYQEDEELRLGSHEQPVTYAQTKENGINGELSSGNRETAEEVSARIVQVVTAEAVAVLKGEQEKEAQHKDQPGSLPLAVEESANLPPSPPPSPASEQTGVLEEDLFAATKMEFHVQEGTRPFAAEPLDTKQHDSGKDSKTVEQPKYDALVPQSAKAEAADKKDSESKDKEKMLSPPSEWILKTDSQKKGEASFAEPAAKPPAPQEQKHLSSQLPEESRMEERTVGMPSSTNQAMAIKFQENLKDVKGGAISHGESSLLLPEPKAEAAKSELPAGPSLALPQELSLKDRFKTHQEPADQLFAKDLTTNEQIHKDRTLSLQEVSAVTVDSLKTPSTPKIPPWGEEKDMTKDESDEEERYDFYDKGEAQMLDNGKFTTKPEVKTGSLDKTDFQKDGEAKKSPDTLKAEKEMDQSELSAAADVKREAQQSTQVPPAKLSHELTLDKTVEHPDSTQLSRVTEKVPEVPGLTTEKTPTLEASQETDVKEDTAEDKTSVSAPHQLKEEEDQSGMSKYFETSALKEEAFKADGLKQSSDYYELSDTKESKYEPYQRGRLIPEYEEEEEEEELQTELNQQQNVHTHEMGYSTLAQSYTPDTSEEPSSPTERMFTIDPKVYGDKRELHSKNKDDLTLSRSLGLGGRSAIEQRSMSINLPMSCLDSIALGFSFGRAHDLSPLASDILTNTSGSMDEGDDYLPATTPALEKAPCFPIESREEDDKHMVEEKAQPETLAEPSFQAKDDYKNGAVLAPDLPEMLDLAGTRSRLASVSADAEVAQKKSVPSDSIVEDSSTALPPVTNENHVILKAESQLEDLGYCVFNKYTVPLPSPVQDSENLTSETCPFYEGTDEKLRHGLTPDLSLIEVKLAAAEKSEDFLSEKDLGQHVEPILVRDFEQEKKEKLDTVLEKSEDQVDSKEVCSIKGAEPEMTRAEAMLERKEESVASKVCLPADTMYDRISASEIAIEKDSVCLLMEKEKALSVVPEIAEIEAPVKPDYNAIKHDMEVAARRADQEYQNKLDAKTSEVVSLPLGKDKASLKRAEPEPKDTQQKEETTFSREAEDADVLSRTEPSYVKDSTKLSETEIKEKVAKPDLVHQEAVDKEESYESSGEHDQAQESLNGESVKPEDIKAEHPKPAMSGEEMPAQLPAKGISVELLFPKAEPLREEPAEIQMESIPQPVEEVEEILDRAVKPMETQKLLPCELAAGALKGEEYEEEEVEAGQEAKEEDKQHLVSEMPPDFGKPATEEMGAKGSPEALPELKGIIESVVTVEDDFITVVQTTVDEGESASHSVRFAATQQEDIETGDSQAEEELDVEEVEVEPKEGSQEAPASPQREEILLTNYKTETCDDYKDETTIDDSIMDTDSLWADTQDDDRSIMTEQLESVPKEEEAERELRRSSLDKHKKEKPFKTGRGRISTPERKIAKKEPSTLSRDEVRRKKAVYKKAELAKKTEVQAHSPSRKIILKPAIKYTRPTHLSCVKRKQTAGGETNQAPAVFKQAKEKLSDGVSKSPEKRSSLPRPSSILPPRRGVSGDRDREENSLSLTTSLSSSVRRTTRSEPIRSRTGKSGTSTPTTPGSTAITPGTPPSYASRTPGTPGTPSYSRTPHTPGTPKSAILVPTEKKVAIIRTPPKSPATPKQLRVINQPLPDLKNVRSKIGSTDNIKYQPKGGQVRILNKKIDFSDIQSRCGSRDNIKHSAGGGNVQIVTKKIDLSHVTSKCGSLKNIHHKPGGGRVKIESVKLDFKEKAQAKVGSLENAHHVPGGGNVKIDSQKLNFREHAKARVDHGAEIITQSPGRSSMASPRRLSNVSSSGSINLLESPQLATLAEDVTAALAKQGL